One segment of Penaeus vannamei isolate JL-2024 chromosome 3, ASM4276789v1, whole genome shotgun sequence DNA contains the following:
- the LOC138866230 gene encoding uncharacterized protein: MDVATVKQAAVVAVTLIVATVAAIEPSVYYIQSPSGNFFRAPGKTMPDAGVTQTKSPSSICECKNMCFVSLSCLAWSVVTLADGTSECRLADAGPLSYQVENNTQATYFFKEASVDGEYHLDVDRLLYLKPPIIVNYLTAKEHCQKIPGHRLGIYKTMQQYNMLGAYTTTSVTADSLYMDLEKVGTDLYWGDGTLYTDTEIGRNVTVRDFIKPERYIMMFWDSELSDGRPADSRQFMCQANPLGVAW; the protein is encoded by the exons ATGGACGTAGCGACAGTGAAACAAGCAGCAGTGGTTGCAGTGACGCTGATCGTAGCGACTGTGGCGGCGATTGAGCCGAGCGTGTACTACATCCAGTCCCCGAGTGGCAATTTCTTTAGGGCTCCTGGGAAGACCATGCCGGATGCGGGAGTGACTCAGACCAAGTCGCCTTCTAGCATCT GTGAATGTAAGAACATGTGTTTCGTGAGTCTCTCGTGCTTGGCTTGGTCTGTCGTCACCCTCGCCGACGGGACTTCGGAATGCAGGCTCGCCGACGCAGGGCCTCTGTCCTACCAGGTGGAGAATAACACGCAGGCGACCTATTTCTTCAAGGAAG CTTCAGTGGACGGCGAATACCACCTCGACGTGGACAGACTCCTGTACCTAAAACCCCCTATAATTGTGAATTACTTGACGGCCAAGGAACACTGCCAGAAGATCCCTGGGCACCGTCTGGGCATTTACAAGACGATGCAACAATACAATATGCTTGGGGCCTATACGACTACTTCAG tGACTGCTGACTCCCTGTACATGGACCTGGAGAAGGTCGGCACTGACCTCTACTGGGGGGACGGAACCCTGTACACGGACACTGAAATAGGAAGGAACGTCACCGTCAGGGACTTCATCAAACCCGAGAGATACATCATGATGTTTTGGGACTCAGAGCTCAGCGATGGTCGGCCAGCGGACAGCAGGCAGTTCATGTGCCAGGCGAACCCTCTGGGAGTCGCGTGGTGA